The Deltaproteobacteria bacterium CG2_30_66_27 genome contains a region encoding:
- a CDS encoding benzoyl-CoA reductase subunit B, which translates to MSPPKVVKSNSQMVQKEMITRNYDRITGGTAKVSSTFVPGNLNELLMCFDIANNLPEINAIQNAMRKKSGEMIAEAERSGHSEDVCTYVKADIGMMAKGNIAPNGKPFPDPDVLLLSYTGCFTFMKWFELLREQYKCPTVMLHVPYAADGAPTKNMRDYIVKQLKEDVIPVLEKVSGVKFDIDRLREYLRKSAIAENDLVWMLESSKRKPSPVDCYFGGVYYMGPIFTAFRGTDEAIEYYRLLRAEIEERIAKGLCAQSPDGDMPEENYRLVVEGPPNWTSFRDFWRMFSEAGAVVVASSYTKVGGVYDYDGFRHDPDHPLESLADYCLGVYTNRNLPTRVDMLARNLLEYEADGLLINSIKSCNSFSAGQLVMMREVEKITGKPAAFIETDLVDPRYFSAANVKNRLESYFQMIDQKRRAGGSAAAAGA; encoded by the coding sequence ATGAGTCCGCCGAAAGTCGTCAAGTCCAATTCGCAGATGGTCCAGAAAGAGATGATCACCCGGAACTACGACCGGATCACGGGCGGAACGGCCAAGGTCTCCTCCACCTTCGTCCCGGGGAACCTGAACGAGCTGCTCATGTGTTTCGACATCGCGAACAACCTCCCGGAGATCAACGCGATCCAGAACGCGATGCGGAAGAAATCCGGCGAGATGATCGCCGAGGCGGAGCGGTCGGGGCACTCCGAGGACGTCTGCACCTACGTAAAGGCGGACATCGGCATGATGGCGAAGGGGAACATCGCCCCCAACGGGAAGCCGTTCCCCGACCCGGACGTCCTGCTCCTCAGCTACACGGGGTGCTTCACCTTCATGAAGTGGTTCGAGCTGCTCCGGGAGCAGTACAAGTGCCCCACGGTGATGCTCCACGTCCCCTACGCCGCCGACGGGGCGCCGACGAAGAACATGCGCGACTACATCGTGAAGCAGCTGAAGGAGGACGTGATCCCGGTCCTCGAGAAGGTCTCCGGCGTGAAGTTCGACATCGACCGACTGCGGGAGTACCTGCGCAAGTCGGCGATCGCCGAGAACGACCTCGTCTGGATGCTCGAGTCGTCGAAACGGAAGCCGTCGCCCGTCGACTGCTATTTCGGGGGCGTCTACTACATGGGCCCGATCTTCACCGCCTTCCGGGGGACCGACGAGGCGATCGAGTATTACCGGCTGCTCCGGGCCGAGATCGAGGAGCGGATCGCGAAGGGGCTGTGCGCGCAGTCGCCGGACGGCGACATGCCGGAGGAGAACTACCGCCTCGTGGTCGAAGGGCCGCCGAACTGGACCTCGTTCCGCGATTTCTGGAGGATGTTCTCCGAGGCGGGCGCGGTCGTGGTCGCCTCGTCCTACACGAAGGTCGGCGGCGTCTACGACTACGACGGGTTCCGGCACGACCCGGACCACCCGCTGGAGTCCCTCGCGGACTACTGCCTCGGGGTCTACACGAACCGGAACCTTCCCACCCGCGTCGACATGCTCGCGCGCAACCTCCTTGAGTACGAGGCGGACGGGCTGCTCATCAACTCGATCAAGAGCTGCAACAGTTTCTCCGCCGGCCAGCTCGTCATGATGCGGGAGGTCGAGAAGATCACCGGGAAGCCGGCGGCCTTCATCGAGACCGACCTGGTCGACCCGCGCTACTTCTCCGCGGCGAACGTGAAGAACCGCCTCGAGAGCTACTTCCAGATGATCGACCAGAAGCGCCGTGCCGGCGGCTCCGCCGCCGCGGCCGGAGCGTAA